A single genomic interval of Chryseobacterium paludis harbors:
- a CDS encoding DUF4280 domain-containing protein, with product MKNYVIRKGDTFSSLSKLFKIKNEGTLKTYHNLYCRQEDIMQEPIPGKSILIPQDPQFLLEESKRVKNNSPFLVNHMNSRYNDPGQEKTTLEKDEKKESSHESKYFIVQKGLVQCNQGFKFPKFKVTSHQKHYWNDSEGKADYLAVTEDDLQFDPSVQPFGQCKLKPTSGGYLPCTYIPSGKWQKTYEKVKIMGKSCLTEISELTCCTGGKISIFKHGQQSEVTNIQIGNAQCLEQQIYNPVVNFDEFKEEMEENEADAW from the coding sequence ATGAAAAATTATGTTATCCGGAAAGGTGATACTTTCAGTTCGCTTTCAAAACTATTCAAAATCAAGAATGAAGGAACATTAAAGACCTACCATAATCTTTATTGCCGTCAGGAAGATATCATGCAGGAACCTATTCCCGGTAAAAGTATTCTCATCCCCCAAGATCCGCAGTTCCTGTTAGAAGAAAGTAAAAGGGTAAAAAACAATTCTCCATTTCTTGTTAATCATATGAATAGCCGCTATAATGATCCGGGACAAGAAAAAACGACATTAGAAAAAGATGAAAAGAAAGAGAGTTCTCATGAAAGCAAATATTTTATTGTACAAAAAGGACTGGTTCAATGCAATCAGGGTTTTAAATTTCCAAAATTTAAAGTAACCAGCCACCAAAAACACTACTGGAATGATTCGGAAGGTAAAGCCGATTATCTTGCTGTTACAGAAGATGACCTGCAATTTGATCCTAGTGTACAGCCATTTGGACAATGTAAATTAAAACCAACTTCTGGAGGATATTTACCTTGCACCTATATCCCTTCAGGAAAATGGCAGAAAACATATGAAAAAGTGAAAATAATGGGGAAAAGCTGCCTTACTGAAATTTCTGAATTAACGTGCTGTACAGGAGGAAAGATAAGTATTTTTAAACATGGGCAACAGAGTGAGGTAACCAATATTCAGATCGGTAATGCCCAGTGCCTAGAGCAACAAATCTACAATCCTGTGGTTAATTTTGATGAATTCAAAGAGGAAATGGAAGAAAATGAAGCCGATGCTTGGTAA
- a CDS encoding T9SS type A sorting domain-containing protein, whose protein sequence is MKKLYMSALSLCIMGVSAQQVIWQKDIKSSTQDFLSQVTTTIDQQYLITGSAIQASKTEGEQNNGYDFHLVKLNQQGDQVWEKYFAGNNHDYLSSTVTTQDGGSLISGTTFSGKSLDKKEDSKGGSDIWLIRINEFGDELWQKTLGTSADEEARSVIQTTDLGFFVAGNVQNSAKGYGSKDVLIIKLDKNGKELSQSVFGGRGNDEVEKMIPTRDGGALLGIYSRSSAGGSKQTENFGEGDFWIIKLSKEGKVEWEKNFGGKGDDHLRTLALTSNGYIIGGESRSERSGNKTVGIEEGTDVWLISLNERGDEQWQKSYNFKNRDVLMGISVIHSADDKTKGILLGGYTQAEGRIEADDEKFWMLYLDQNGNEQWRKHVEGESRKREERLSDIKLNRDGSIILAGTSAEELGKENWKIIKLGDKQLDQLIEKQDIKIYPNPVSDYAYVEIGFDFKDADITLYDMGGRQLQSLKTKNKVTKINTQALIQGAYLIVIKTDTNKTANAKLIKK, encoded by the coding sequence ATGAAAAAACTCTATATGAGTGCACTTTCACTGTGCATCATGGGCGTATCTGCCCAGCAGGTCATTTGGCAAAAGGATATTAAATCCAGTACACAGGATTTCCTGAGCCAGGTGACAACAACGATAGACCAGCAGTATTTAATTACTGGAAGTGCAATTCAGGCATCTAAAACAGAAGGTGAACAAAATAATGGGTACGATTTTCATTTGGTGAAACTGAATCAGCAGGGAGATCAGGTTTGGGAGAAATACTTTGCAGGAAATAATCATGATTATCTTTCTTCAACTGTAACAACGCAGGATGGAGGATCGCTTATTTCAGGAACCACTTTTTCTGGAAAATCATTAGACAAAAAAGAAGATTCTAAAGGTGGATCAGACATTTGGCTCATTAGAATCAATGAATTTGGCGATGAATTGTGGCAAAAGACTTTAGGAACGAGTGCTGATGAAGAAGCAAGATCAGTTATCCAAACTACTGATTTAGGTTTCTTTGTAGCAGGTAATGTACAAAACTCTGCTAAAGGTTATGGTTCAAAAGATGTCTTGATTATAAAACTTGACAAAAATGGAAAAGAACTGTCACAATCTGTATTTGGTGGAAGAGGAAATGACGAAGTTGAAAAGATGATACCAACTCGTGACGGTGGAGCTTTGTTAGGAATCTATTCCAGAAGTAGTGCTGGAGGTTCAAAACAAACTGAAAACTTTGGTGAAGGTGATTTTTGGATTATAAAACTTTCAAAAGAAGGAAAAGTAGAATGGGAAAAGAACTTTGGAGGAAAAGGAGATGATCATTTGAGAACACTGGCTCTAACTTCAAATGGATATATCATTGGTGGAGAATCAAGATCTGAAAGATCAGGAAATAAAACTGTAGGAATTGAAGAAGGAACTGATGTTTGGTTAATTTCTTTAAATGAAAGAGGTGATGAGCAGTGGCAGAAATCTTACAATTTTAAGAATAGAGATGTTTTAATGGGAATTAGTGTGATTCATTCTGCAGATGATAAAACAAAAGGAATTCTATTAGGTGGTTATACCCAGGCGGAGGGAAGAATAGAAGCTGATGATGAGAAATTCTGGATGCTATATCTGGATCAAAACGGAAATGAACAGTGGAGGAAACATGTGGAAGGGGAATCCAGAAAGAGAGAGGAAAGGTTATCTGATATTAAGCTCAACAGAGATGGCTCAATCATACTTGCAGGAACAAGTGCAGAAGAATTAGGAAAGGAGAACTGGAAGATTATCAAACTAGGTGACAAACAATTGGATCAGTTAATAGAGAAACAAGATATTAAAATTTATCCAAATCCGGTTTCTGATTATGCGTATGTAGAAATTGGTTTTGACTTTAAAGACGCAGATATCACATTATATGATATGGGTGGAAGACAATTACAGAGTTTGAAAACGAAGAATAAAGTAACGAAGATCAATACTCAGGCATTGATCCAGGGAGCATATTTGATAGTCATCAAAACGGATACTAATAAAACAGCGAATGCTAAACTGATTAAGAAATAA
- a CDS encoding LysM peptidoglycan-binding domain-containing protein, whose product MEFLKYKIQNGDTLNSISLRLGITEEELKLFHNTHCEKMDVIWFSNLNYVDFLLIPLHFKTENQKESDRKNELPYLELFDSFYSKKYAAQETIEDPFKKFFFINYIVNLGIDKFNEYQIVNFDRQDFKTNGESPDDKMSDLSLACMRNISPISIILTPTGKIAGFHDYDQILKRFKDLRFDLEEFYTGEASKIYIDSFEKSICDEKYFFKQLQSTFLFQTLFPKMDWFHRKNSWIENFYLFQNSFSVPFVLKTETDHNHPDFVETMIKGNLQESYSLQELKRGVRDPDRDSQEALNAEICIKYKTDKINKNLLEAESTMVISHEGILYQKHNLILTQIV is encoded by the coding sequence ATGGAATTTTTAAAATACAAAATACAAAATGGTGATACACTCAACTCTATATCCCTTCGGTTAGGCATTACTGAAGAGGAACTTAAGCTGTTCCATAATACCCATTGCGAAAAAATGGATGTTATCTGGTTTTCCAATCTCAATTATGTTGATTTTCTTCTTATCCCACTTCATTTTAAAACAGAAAATCAAAAAGAAAGTGATAGAAAGAATGAGCTTCCATATTTAGAATTGTTTGATTCCTTTTATTCTAAGAAATATGCTGCTCAGGAAACCATTGAAGATCCATTTAAAAAGTTTTTTTTCATAAATTATATTGTAAATCTAGGGATTGATAAATTTAATGAATATCAGATTGTAAATTTTGATCGACAAGATTTTAAAACCAATGGGGAATCACCTGATGATAAAATGAGTGATCTTTCTCTGGCTTGTATGCGAAACATCTCTCCTATTTCCATCATTTTAACACCTACAGGGAAAATAGCAGGATTTCATGATTATGATCAGATTCTTAAGAGGTTCAAAGACCTACGTTTTGATTTAGAAGAGTTTTATACCGGTGAAGCTTCGAAAATTTATATCGATTCTTTTGAAAAATCTATTTGTGATGAAAAGTATTTTTTTAAGCAACTCCAATCCACTTTTCTTTTTCAAACCTTATTTCCAAAAATGGATTGGTTCCATCGAAAAAATTCCTGGATAGAGAATTTTTATCTCTTCCAAAATTCATTTTCCGTTCCATTTGTATTAAAAACTGAAACAGATCATAATCATCCTGATTTTGTAGAAACAATGATTAAAGGAAATTTACAAGAATCTTACAGTTTACAGGAATTAAAACGAGGAGTAAGAGATCCCGACAGAGACTCCCAGGAAGCTTTAAATGCAGAAATATGCATAAAGTATAAAACCGACAAAATAAATAAAAACCTACTTGAAGCAGAATCTACTATGGTGATCTCTCATGAAGGAATACTATATCAAAAACACAATCTAATTCTAACACAAATCGTATGA